A window from Tenacibaculum singaporense encodes these proteins:
- the porN gene encoding type IX secretion system ring subunit PorN/GldN codes for MNWKRFYMVLFAFAATSYASAQANLLNAKKVDEIGVKSEAQIASEDDKPLPYGYISDRDVLWSKVVWEYVDLNQKINLPYYYPIDTMNAGLTRRSLFDTLLKGIKNGEITEVYNDSYFTTKIGMNDIEMMVHNQRQNGDYVDDYYVQSQDIKGFKLKGIWYFDKRQGELKYRLLALAPMGPDVQVMGVEEIDDSENVYPLFWVFFPDARETLHSSKVFNPENSAQPLSYDNLLNARRFNSTILREENIYGDRAISDYVRGNSLFQLLEANRIKEGIRNREMDMWNY; via the coding sequence ATGAATTGGAAGCGTTTTTATATGGTTTTATTCGCGTTTGCTGCGACAAGCTATGCAAGTGCACAAGCTAACCTTTTAAATGCTAAAAAGGTAGATGAAATTGGAGTTAAATCTGAAGCTCAAATAGCTTCAGAAGATGACAAACCACTTCCTTATGGCTACATTAGTGATAGAGATGTGTTATGGTCTAAAGTGGTGTGGGAATATGTAGATTTAAACCAGAAAATAAATCTACCTTATTATTACCCAATTGATACTATGAATGCAGGTCTTACAAGACGTTCTTTATTTGATACTTTATTAAAAGGTATCAAAAACGGTGAAATAACTGAGGTTTATAACGACTCTTATTTTACTACAAAGATTGGTATGAACGATATAGAAATGATGGTTCATAATCAACGTCAAAATGGAGATTATGTGGATGATTATTATGTACAGTCTCAGGATATTAAAGGATTTAAATTGAAAGGTATTTGGTATTTTGACAAACGCCAAGGTGAGTTAAAATATCGTTTATTAGCCTTAGCACCTATGGGGCCAGATGTACAAGTAATGGGAGTTGAAGAAATTGACGATAGTGAAAATGTATATCCATTATTTTGGGTGTTTTTCCCAGATGCTCGTGAAACGTTACATAGTTCGAAAGTATTCAACCCAGAAAATTCAGCACAACCACTTTCTTATGACAACTTGTTAAATGCAAGACGTTTTAACTCAACCATTTTGAGAGAAGAGAACATTTATGGAGACAGAGCTATTTCTGATTATGTTCGTGGTAACTCTTTATTTCAATTGTTAGAAGCAAATAGAATTAAAGAAGGTATTCGTAATAGAGAAATGGATATGTGGAATTATTAA
- the porM gene encoding type IX secretion system motor protein PorM/GldM: MAGGQLSPRQKMINLMYLVFIAMLAMNMSKEVLSAFGLMNEKLTVANQKATEKNKTAYETLAQKAAEQAKQYGEAKEKTDKLKVAADELYAYVGDLKSQMTGDLEDKKAYETMDKSKFLDELFFKGGKISKKGQEFVAKIDAFRNDAVAALEGTEVADVIAARFNTSKVENKDGKKIDWLKYHFEGFPLIASLTKLTQIQADIKATESDALTALLQGELQSAVSMTKYEAMVVFDKSAYYPGENLSGRIVLGKKDPNLTAEKVIINDKEVEQEKIQAGQVILDGPAGNVGDKELKGEFQFKEGDSIVKIDIKGAYAVIPRPNEALVSADKMNVVYRGLANPLTISIPGVPGNKVSAKAPGLKRVRGDKYTMYPGKGSEVNIVVTGTPTGASKGVRSVKKFRIKDIPPAVGMVRGQYGTVKMPKASLGRISVAAGLPDFLFDLKLNVSSFKVKVPGQVAISVSGRGLNSRAKAAINKARRNDVITIFDIKASVSGSNYKIKKVLPVSVEITN, translated from the coding sequence ATGGCAGGAGGACAACTATCACCAAGGCAGAAGATGATTAACCTTATGTACTTAGTGTTTATTGCAATGTTAGCAATGAACATGAGTAAGGAAGTATTATCTGCCTTTGGATTAATGAATGAAAAGTTAACAGTAGCTAACCAAAAAGCAACAGAGAAAAATAAAACAGCTTACGAAACGTTAGCTCAAAAGGCAGCAGAACAAGCTAAGCAATACGGTGAAGCTAAGGAGAAAACAGATAAGTTAAAAGTAGCAGCTGATGAATTATATGCTTACGTAGGAGATTTAAAGAGCCAAATGACTGGTGATTTAGAAGATAAAAAAGCATATGAAACAATGGATAAGTCTAAATTTTTAGATGAATTGTTCTTTAAAGGAGGTAAAATATCAAAAAAAGGACAAGAATTTGTTGCTAAGATAGATGCTTTCAGAAATGATGCTGTTGCTGCTTTAGAAGGTACAGAAGTAGCAGATGTAATAGCCGCTCGTTTTAATACAAGTAAAGTAGAAAATAAAGACGGTAAAAAAATTGACTGGTTAAAATATCATTTTGAAGGTTTCCCTTTAATTGCGTCTTTAACTAAGTTAACTCAAATCCAAGCAGATATTAAAGCTACAGAATCTGATGCTTTAACAGCTTTATTACAAGGAGAATTACAAAGTGCTGTATCTATGACCAAATATGAAGCAATGGTTGTTTTTGATAAGAGTGCTTATTATCCTGGAGAAAACTTATCAGGTAGAATTGTATTAGGAAAAAAAGATCCTAATTTAACTGCAGAGAAAGTTATTATTAATGATAAAGAAGTTGAGCAAGAAAAAATTCAAGCAGGACAAGTTATTCTAGACGGTCCAGCAGGTAATGTAGGAGATAAGGAATTAAAAGGAGAGTTCCAATTTAAAGAAGGAGATTCTATTGTAAAAATAGATATTAAAGGAGCTTATGCTGTTATTCCTAGACCAAATGAAGCTCTAGTTTCTGCAGATAAAATGAATGTAGTATACCGTGGTTTAGCTAACCCGTTAACTATTTCTATTCCAGGAGTACCAGGAAATAAAGTTTCTGCAAAAGCTCCAGGATTGAAAAGAGTTAGAGGAGACAAGTATACTATGTATCCAGGAAAAGGTAGTGAGGTAAACATCGTAGTTACAGGAACTCCAACGGGTGCATCAAAAGGTGTACGTTCTGTTAAGAAATTTAGAATTAAAGACATACCACCAGCAGTAGGTATGGTTAGAGGTCAATATGGTACCGTAAAAATGCCAAAAGCTAGTTTAGGAAGAATAAGCGTAGCTGCAGGATTACCAGACTTCTTATTTGATTTAAAACTAAACGTATCTAGCTTTAAGGTTAAAGTACCAGGACAAGTAGCTATTTCAGTTAGTGGTAGAGGCTTAAACTCTAGAGCTAAAGCAGCTATAAATAAGGCTAGAAGAAATGATGTAATTACGATTTTTGATATCAAAGCATCAGTATCAGGTTCTAACTACAAAATTAAAAAAGTATTACCTGTTAGCGTAGAAATTACAAATTAA
- a CDS encoding DUF983 domain-containing protein, which translates to MFGKGSKLYSIFNSKCPRCHEGDFFKYKLNFNPKKVTTLHENCPQCNFKYMMEPSFFFGAMYVNYALAVALFVAIFIIAKVFIGLSILHSFIAIIVVSLILTPITLRLSRIIWINLFVGYKKNAKELQSEK; encoded by the coding sequence ATGTTTGGAAAAGGAAGTAAATTGTATAGTATTTTTAATAGTAAATGTCCTCGATGTCATGAAGGAGACTTCTTTAAATACAAACTTAACTTCAACCCTAAAAAAGTAACTACTTTACATGAAAATTGTCCTCAATGTAATTTTAAGTACATGATGGAGCCTTCTTTTTTCTTTGGTGCGATGTATGTAAATTACGCGCTTGCAGTAGCTCTTTTTGTTGCTATTTTTATTATTGCTAAAGTTTTTATTGGCTTATCTATTTTACATAGTTTCATAGCTATAATAGTTGTTTCTTTAATATTAACACCTATTACATTAAGACTTTCAAGAATTATTTGGATTAACCTATTTGTGGGTTATAAAAAGAACGCCAAAGAATTACAATCAGAAAAATAA
- a CDS encoding NAD(P)/FAD-dependent oxidoreductase has protein sequence MNKEVDYIIVGLGLSGIAFTEQLIKNNKSFIVFENTSQVSSVVAGGVYNPVILKRFTPVWNGHEQLEKAIPFYEELEEKLQLNLDYKFTTKKVFSSVGDENNWFIASDKPMLSYYMNPKISKKKIKGIIGNYGFGELKGTGRIDTPLLVKSYKEYIKSLKSLLEQAFDYSKVTIQEDKVSYDNITAKRIVFSEGFGLKKNPFFNYLPLNGTKGETITIHAPELKIDFLLKGSVFIMPLGDDTYKVGATFNWTDKTSVPTEEGRKELEEKLQKIISVPYTVIEQSAGIRPTVKDRRPLVGKHPEYQKLAILNGLGTRGVMIAPTVAENLYNHLEKGEELDKEINIKRFVE, from the coding sequence ATGAATAAAGAGGTAGATTATATCATCGTTGGCTTAGGGTTATCAGGAATAGCCTTTACAGAACAATTAATTAAAAACAATAAAAGTTTTATTGTTTTTGAAAATACTTCACAAGTATCTTCAGTAGTTGCTGGTGGAGTATACAATCCTGTAATCTTAAAACGATTTACGCCAGTTTGGAATGGACATGAACAACTAGAAAAGGCAATCCCTTTTTATGAAGAACTAGAAGAAAAGTTACAACTTAACTTAGATTATAAATTTACTACTAAAAAAGTATTTTCAAGTGTAGGAGATGAAAACAATTGGTTCATTGCATCAGATAAACCAATGTTGTCTTACTATATGAATCCAAAAATATCAAAAAAAAAAATAAAAGGAATTATAGGTAATTATGGATTTGGAGAATTAAAAGGAACAGGAAGAATTGATACCCCTTTATTAGTAAAGTCTTATAAAGAGTATATAAAATCATTAAAAAGTCTCCTAGAACAAGCCTTTGACTATTCAAAAGTTACTATTCAAGAAGATAAAGTAAGTTATGATAATATTACAGCAAAAAGAATTGTGTTTAGTGAAGGATTTGGTTTAAAGAAAAACCCATTTTTTAATTATTTGCCTTTAAATGGAACGAAAGGAGAAACGATAACAATTCATGCTCCCGAACTAAAAATAGATTTTTTATTAAAAGGCAGTGTATTTATAATGCCGTTAGGTGACGATACATACAAAGTAGGCGCTACTTTTAATTGGACAGATAAAACATCAGTTCCAACAGAAGAAGGAAGAAAAGAGTTGGAAGAAAAATTACAAAAGATAATATCAGTTCCATATACAGTAATTGAACAATCAGCAGGAATACGCCCTACAGTAAAAGATAGAAGACCTTTAGTAGGAAAACATCCAGAATATCAAAAATTAGCTATTTTAAACGGCTTAGGAACACGTGGTGTAATGATTGCCCCAACTGTTGCAGAAAACTTATATAATCATCTCGAGAAGGGTGAAGAGTTGGATAAAGAAATAAATATAAAAAGGTTCGTTGAATAA